The following proteins are encoded in a genomic region of Pseudanabaena galeata CCNP1313:
- the mfd gene encoding transcription-repair coupling factor translates to MTFTAVLENIARSLIATKIGEKLKTAKSISLSGLSCLGKGLISTHLCQQQTKPLLIVTATVEEATRWALQLQSMSWRVYLYPPLDTFPYEPAQIDLETAWTRIEILAELLAKPQHNLAIATTINALQPHLPSTQVFQKHSLYLNIGDSQSVKLLASALARLGYEEVKEVKESKQWSRKGFSFEVFPVNRNQPVRLSCNRGTVEKIREFDPTNPKSFTDLSSIAIAPVDLHEFVAHKATLLNYLPKNFVIALDEPEQCQSYGDRWYEAADELYKNQDPQLATSKLHWDFAKCMTEAKKFQMLQLTERSLKPKANIFDFASSSIPIIPHQFDQIAALIREYLKSEYQVTLISAQPLRVATLLKEYDCIANFVSDSDDLQSIARIQKAGKPVILKYSGLMEMQGFVLPSCNLALLTDRELFGQQLLASPTFVHPSRMNAAKSVNPDELNVGDYVVHRKYGIGKFTRFETIEVKGEKQPHYIIEFADGKTAVAIAQENEKILSRYRSASNKPPKLNSIANTKAWDNALSKCQKEIYKLARDLLQLYVRRANLVGYAFSPDTDWQQEMEDSFPYQLTPDQVKAVQDVKQDMESDRPMDRLVCGDVGFGKTEVAVRAIFKAVCAGKQVALLAPTTILAQQHFHTLQTRFAAYPFTVDIVNRFRPAKERKQVLQMVADGQVQVIVGTHQLLSKDVEFHDLGLLVIDEEQRFGTLQKEKIKAMKGDVDLLTLSATPIPRTLYAALSGVREMSVIATPPPSRRSIQTHLSAYDASLVKTAIRHELDRGGQVFYVVPRIEGIEAIADSLQVMLPKVRLAIAHGQMQESELEAAMVAFNNNEADILLCTTIIESGLDIPRVNTIVIEDAHKLGLAQLYQLRGRVGRAGIQAHAYLLYPPNLELTDSAKRRLDAIQEFSQLGSGYQLAMRDMEIRGLGDLLGEEQSGQADVIGFALYMDLLQEYINELRGKILPEVADTELQLPRLVAFIPDSYIEDNETKINAYLTLAKVKSKEEILKLAAVWEGLYGALPEETQVLLRVMELKLVARQVGVFRIYASEDGRDLFLESKLTDSLWELLHAKIPIEFYYRFSFEKGKIKITSLALLPGDKQVHFLIEWLGCFLN, encoded by the coding sequence ATGACCTTCACAGCAGTCCTAGAGAACATCGCCCGATCGCTAATCGCCACAAAAATAGGCGAGAAACTCAAAACAGCCAAAAGCATATCCCTATCAGGACTATCCTGCTTAGGCAAAGGACTAATTAGCACCCACCTATGTCAACAACAAACCAAACCATTACTCATTGTCACCGCCACCGTCGAAGAAGCCACCCGATGGGCTTTACAACTCCAGTCAATGTCATGGCGCGTCTATCTATACCCTCCCCTTGATACATTTCCCTACGAACCAGCCCAAATCGATTTAGAAACCGCTTGGACAAGGATTGAGATATTAGCGGAATTGCTTGCTAAACCACAGCATAACTTAGCGATCGCTACCACCATTAACGCGCTACAGCCCCATCTACCATCCACTCAAGTCTTCCAAAAACATAGTCTCTATCTCAATATCGGCGATTCGCAATCGGTTAAATTACTAGCTTCTGCTTTGGCAAGATTAGGATATGAAGAAGTCAAAGAAGTAAAAGAATCAAAACAATGGAGCCGCAAAGGATTCAGTTTTGAAGTGTTTCCAGTTAATCGAAATCAACCCGTGCGCCTAAGCTGTAATCGCGGTACTGTCGAGAAAATCAGAGAATTTGACCCCACTAATCCCAAAAGCTTTACTGACCTATCTAGCATTGCGATCGCCCCTGTCGATTTGCATGAGTTTGTTGCTCATAAAGCTACATTGCTAAATTATTTACCAAAAAACTTCGTTATCGCTCTTGATGAACCCGAACAATGCCAGAGCTATGGCGATCGCTGGTACGAGGCGGCGGATGAACTTTATAAAAATCAAGATCCTCAATTAGCTACATCCAAACTGCATTGGGACTTTGCTAAGTGCATGACTGAGGCGAAGAAGTTTCAGATGCTTCAGCTTACCGAGCGATCGCTTAAACCCAAAGCCAATATTTTTGACTTTGCCAGTTCTTCTATTCCCATAATTCCCCATCAGTTTGACCAGATTGCAGCGCTCATTCGCGAATATCTCAAATCGGAATATCAAGTCACCCTGATTTCGGCGCAACCTTTGCGCGTAGCAACTTTACTCAAGGAGTATGACTGCATTGCTAACTTTGTCAGTGATTCTGATGATTTGCAGTCAATTGCACGGATTCAGAAAGCTGGTAAACCCGTCATTTTGAAATATTCGGGACTGATGGAGATGCAAGGCTTTGTTTTGCCTAGTTGTAATCTAGCTCTCTTGACCGATCGCGAGTTATTTGGACAGCAATTACTAGCCTCACCAACCTTTGTCCACCCCTCACGCATGAATGCGGCTAAGTCGGTTAATCCTGACGAGCTAAATGTGGGCGATTATGTCGTGCATCGTAAATATGGGATTGGCAAGTTTACGCGCTTTGAAACCATTGAAGTGAAGGGAGAAAAGCAACCGCATTACATCATTGAGTTTGCTGATGGTAAGACTGCGGTAGCGATCGCGCAGGAAAATGAGAAGATCCTCTCCCGCTATCGCAGTGCTTCTAATAAGCCGCCCAAGTTAAATAGCATCGCCAATACTAAGGCGTGGGATAACGCGCTAAGCAAATGCCAAAAGGAGATTTACAAGTTAGCAAGGGATTTACTGCAACTCTATGTCCGCCGCGCCAATTTAGTCGGCTATGCTTTTTCACCTGATACTGATTGGCAACAGGAGATGGAGGATTCTTTTCCCTATCAACTGACACCAGATCAGGTCAAAGCTGTTCAAGATGTAAAGCAAGACATGGAAAGCGATCGCCCAATGGATCGGCTGGTTTGCGGTGATGTCGGCTTTGGCAAAACAGAGGTGGCGGTAAGAGCAATTTTCAAAGCGGTTTGTGCGGGTAAACAAGTGGCTCTGTTAGCTCCGACCACGATTCTGGCGCAACAGCATTTTCATACGCTCCAAACTCGGTTTGCGGCTTATCCTTTCACTGTGGATATCGTAAATCGGTTTCGCCCTGCGAAGGAGCGCAAGCAGGTTTTACAAATGGTTGCGGATGGTCAGGTACAAGTCATTGTCGGTACGCATCAGCTTTTGTCGAAGGATGTTGAGTTTCACGATTTGGGTTTACTGGTGATTGATGAGGAGCAACGCTTTGGGACTTTGCAGAAGGAGAAAATCAAGGCGATGAAGGGGGATGTAGATTTATTAACTTTGAGTGCTACGCCGATTCCGCGTACTCTCTATGCAGCGCTTTCTGGGGTGCGGGAGATGAGTGTGATTGCCACTCCTCCTCCCTCAAGGCGATCAATTCAAACCCATCTGTCTGCCTATGATGCGTCACTTGTGAAAACGGCAATTCGCCATGAGTTAGACCGTGGTGGTCAGGTGTTTTATGTCGTGCCGCGCATTGAGGGGATTGAGGCGATCGCTGATTCTTTGCAGGTGATGTTACCGAAGGTGAGATTGGCGATCGCGCATGGACAGATGCAGGAGTCAGAGTTAGAGGCGGCGATGGTTGCTTTTAATAACAATGAGGCGGATATTCTCCTCTGTACCACGATTATTGAGTCGGGTTTAGATATTCCGCGTGTAAATACGATTGTGATTGAGGATGCTCATAAGTTGGGTTTGGCGCAACTTTATCAATTGCGTGGTCGCGTTGGTCGGGCAGGGATTCAGGCTCATGCCTATTTGCTGTATCCGCCTAACCTTGAGTTGACGGATTCAGCGAAGAGGAGATTGGATGCGATTCAGGAGTTTAGTCAGCTTGGTTCGGGTTATCAACTGGCGATGCGCGATATGGAGATTCGTGGGTTGGGGGATCTCTTGGGTGAGGAGCAGTCGGGTCAGGCGGATGTGATTGGCTTTGCGCTATATATGGATTTGCTTCAGGAATATATTAATGAGTTACGGGGGAAGATTTTGCCTGAAGTTGCGGATACGGAGCTTCAGTTGCCGCGTTTGGTTGCTTTTATTCCTGATAGTTACATAGAAGATAATGAGACGAAGATTAATGCTTATTTGACTTTGGCGAAGGTGAAGTCGAAGGAGGAGATTCTCAAGTTGGCTGCGGTTTGGGAGGGACTGTATGGGGCTTTGCCTGAAGAAACGCAGGTATTGCTTAGGGTGATGGAATTGAAGCTAGTGGCGCGTCAGGTTGGGGTGTTTCGCATTTATGCGTCAGAGGATGGGCGCGATTTGTTTCTGGAATCAAAGCTGACGGATTCGCTTTGGGAGTTACTTCATGCGAAGATCCCGATTGAGTTCTATTATCGTTTCTCTTTCGAGAAGGGTAAAATTAAGATCACGAGTTTGGCTCTTCTGCCTGGGGATAAGCAGGTGCATTTCTTGATTGAGTGGTTGGGCTGTTTTTTGAATTGA